A window from Desulfurispora thermophila DSM 16022 encodes these proteins:
- the argH gene encoding argininosuccinate lyase, translated as MSKLWGGRFQKSTHSLMDDFHSSISFDCRIYRQDIAGSMAHAAMLAQSGIITPQESEQIINGLKEILEDIESGRVQFSTSAEDIHMNVELLLTQKIGAVAKKLHTARSRNDQVALDVRLYLREEIDHICQLLKQLCRQLLDLAENHLDTVMPGYTHLQRAQPVTLAHHLLAYVQMFRRDLDRLADCRRRVNVLPLGAGALAGTTFPIQPELVARQLGFGALAENSLDAVSDRDFAVEFTAAAALIMVHLSRFCEEIVLWSSGEFAFVELDDAFSTGSSMMPQKKNPDAAELIRGKAGRVFGDLQALLVMLKGLPLAYNKDMQEDKEALFDAVDTVKKCLLVFTPMVGSLRFRKENMARAARGGFTNATDLADYLVGKGVPFREAHEMVGKTVLYCLQQGKALEELVLEEMRQFCPPVEQDVYQALDIANCVARRVTLNGPAPSAVRAAIERARRALE; from the coding sequence ATGAGCAAGCTGTGGGGAGGTCGCTTCCAGAAAAGCACGCACAGCCTGATGGATGACTTCCATTCCTCAATTTCCTTTGACTGCCGCATCTACCGGCAGGACATAGCGGGCAGTATGGCGCATGCCGCCATGCTGGCACAAAGTGGCATTATCACGCCGCAGGAAAGCGAGCAGATCATCAACGGGCTAAAAGAAATACTGGAGGATATTGAAAGCGGCCGGGTGCAGTTTTCTACCTCTGCCGAGGACATCCACATGAATGTGGAACTGCTGTTGACGCAAAAAATCGGGGCTGTGGCCAAAAAACTGCATACGGCACGCAGCCGCAACGATCAGGTGGCTCTGGATGTGCGCCTCTACCTGCGGGAAGAAATAGATCACATCTGCCAGCTTTTAAAACAGCTCTGCCGCCAGTTGCTGGACCTGGCGGAAAACCACCTGGACACAGTGATGCCCGGCTACACCCACCTGCAGCGGGCCCAGCCCGTGACATTGGCCCACCACCTGCTGGCCTATGTGCAGATGTTCCGGCGGGATTTGGATCGCCTGGCGGACTGCCGGCGGCGGGTCAATGTGCTGCCCCTGGGAGCGGGGGCGCTGGCCGGCACTACTTTTCCCATTCAGCCCGAACTGGTGGCCCGGCAGCTGGGGTTTGGCGCTCTGGCCGAGAACAGCCTGGACGCGGTGAGCGACCGGGATTTTGCCGTGGAGTTTACCGCGGCGGCCGCCCTGATCATGGTGCACTTGAGCCGCTTTTGTGAGGAGATTGTGCTTTGGTCCAGCGGTGAGTTTGCCTTTGTGGAACTGGATGACGCCTTCAGCACGGGCAGCAGCATGATGCCGCAGAAGAAAAACCCCGACGCGGCTGAACTAATCCGGGGCAAGGCCGGGCGGGTTTTCGGCGACCTGCAGGCGCTGCTGGTCATGCTCAAGGGGCTGCCTCTGGCTTATAACAAAGATATGCAGGAAGACAAAGAAGCGCTTTTCGACGCAGTGGATACGGTGAAAAAATGCCTGCTGGTCTTCACCCCTATGGTGGGCAGCCTGCGTTTCAGAAAAGAAAACATGGCCCGGGCCGCCCGGGGCGGCTTTACCAATGCCACCGACCTGGCCGACTACCTGGTGGGTAAGGGAGTGCCCTTCCGCGAGGCCCACGAGATGGTGGGCAAAACCGTGCTCTACTGCCTGCAGCAGGGCAAAGCCCTGGAGGAACTGGTCCTGGAGGAAATGCGGCAGTTCTGTCCGCCGGTGGAGCAGGACGTCTACCAGGCCCTGGATATTGCCAATTGTGTGGCCCGCCGCGTCACCTTGAACGGCCCGGCCCCTTCTGCCGTGCGGGCGGCCATTGAGCGGGCCCGGCGGGCGCTGGAATGA
- a CDS encoding flagellar brake protein, which yields MADIIFRPQIHQKIYVQRGDSGFYTSSIEDFSNDRFFITMPYAQQVPLTLHVGDSVSVRVPTAEHVLFFDTTVVGLRRDNVPLYGLAMPRKVVRQQSRRYVRLEMLHSIEIAPVPELPDQKPVFSRAEMLNISAGGAKIAYPKPFKPQEQLLVKFSLPVKKMVYDFLLTGEVRRCETVETPRGGKIYHLGLEFIDITERQRDRIFQFVFTRMAACKQNS from the coding sequence ATGGCCGATATCATCTTCCGACCCCAAATACACCAAAAAATCTATGTACAACGCGGCGACAGCGGCTTTTATACATCCTCCATCGAGGACTTCAGCAATGACCGCTTTTTTATCACCATGCCCTACGCCCAGCAAGTACCGCTTACCCTGCATGTGGGTGATAGCGTAAGCGTGCGTGTCCCCACGGCCGAACATGTGCTGTTCTTTGACACGACAGTGGTGGGCCTGCGCCGGGACAATGTGCCGCTCTACGGCCTGGCCATGCCCCGGAAGGTGGTCCGGCAACAGAGCCGGCGCTATGTGCGGCTGGAAATGCTGCACAGCATTGAGATCGCCCCCGTACCTGAGTTGCCCGACCAAAAGCCGGTATTCAGCCGGGCGGAAATGCTCAATATCAGCGCCGGCGGAGCCAAAATCGCCTACCCAAAGCCGTTTAAGCCCCAGGAGCAACTTCTGGTCAAATTTAGCCTGCCGGTAAAAAAGATGGTCTACGACTTTTTGCTCACCGGCGAGGTGCGCCGCTGCGAAACCGTGGAGACCCCGCGGGGCGGCAAGATCTACCATTTGGGTCTTGAATTTATTGATATCACCGAAAGGCAGCGCGACCGCATCTTCCAGTTTGTCTTCACCAGGATGGCCGCCTGCAAACAAAACAGCTAA
- a CDS encoding class I SAM-dependent methyltransferase, with the protein MSEQFKSSHFWATAWKEAHHRSTRQRRANFSPVDFWNKMASHFERWANNGRNQNRVNTVLKWLEQQNAFDQNSHILDIGAGAGVFTLPFARKVARVTALEPAPAMRRVLERRLQQAGLSNVDFCDTPFELLNPKQSEMSGAYDLVFASLTPGVRDVETLHKMETCSRQWCFLCCFAGERTAPARQELWQQIMSGPLIWPANEIIYPLNYLYNRGTPFACLIWDEDWSEDLPADLAVENLTQFFAGYCEITPTVRQIIVNYVQNHASNGLFHEEYRSRLGMLLWKTPGAK; encoded by the coding sequence ATGAGCGAGCAATTCAAAAGCTCCCACTTCTGGGCCACAGCCTGGAAAGAGGCCCACCACCGGTCGACCCGTCAACGGAGAGCAAATTTCAGCCCCGTGGATTTCTGGAACAAAATGGCTTCCCACTTCGAGCGCTGGGCTAACAATGGCCGCAACCAAAACCGCGTTAATACTGTGCTGAAATGGCTGGAACAACAAAATGCCTTTGACCAGAACAGCCACATCCTGGATATTGGCGCGGGAGCCGGCGTGTTCACTCTGCCCTTTGCCCGCAAAGTCGCCCGCGTCACCGCTTTAGAGCCAGCCCCGGCCATGCGCCGGGTGCTGGAAAGACGACTGCAGCAAGCCGGATTGAGCAACGTTGACTTCTGCGATACTCCTTTTGAACTGCTGAATCCAAAACAAAGCGAGATGTCCGGTGCCTATGATCTGGTTTTCGCTTCTCTCACTCCTGGAGTGCGCGATGTGGAAACACTGCACAAAATGGAAACCTGTTCGCGCCAGTGGTGCTTTTTATGCTGCTTTGCCGGAGAACGCACTGCCCCGGCCCGCCAGGAGCTGTGGCAACAAATCATGTCCGGCCCACTCATCTGGCCGGCCAATGAAATTATCTACCCGCTCAATTATCTTTATAACCGCGGCACACCCTTCGCCTGTTTAATCTGGGATGAAGATTGGAGTGAGGACCTGCCGGCGGACCTGGCTGTAGAAAACCTGACGCAATTTTTTGCCGGATACTGCGAGATAACTCCTACCGTTCGCCAGATCATTGTCAATTATGTGCAAAACCATGCATCTAACGGGCTGTTTCATGAGGAGTACCGTTCACGTCTGGGCATGCTGCTGTGGAAAACCCCCGGTGCTAAGTAG
- a CDS encoding ABC transporter permease gives MLSYLLRRLFYLIPVLLGISLVTFALIKLAPGDPAEVLLRASGTEPTREAVAALRRELGLDKPSHLQYWRWLRRVLRGDLGVSYRTGQPVREELMDRLPATCELAGAAVVFMLLLAVPVGVGAALYRRGWPDHLGRMLALLGAAMPSFWLGLLLIYLFSVHWELLPVMGRGGPEHLLLPSITLGLGMAAAYARILRFSLVVRPQPLYYPVLGQRCKQSTGRP, from the coding sequence ATGCTCTCATACCTGCTCAGGCGGCTATTTTATTTAATTCCCGTCTTGCTGGGCATTTCCCTGGTTACCTTTGCTTTAATCAAGTTGGCCCCCGGTGATCCGGCGGAGGTGTTGCTACGGGCGTCCGGCACCGAGCCCACCCGGGAGGCCGTGGCCGCCCTGCGCCGCGAGTTGGGCCTGGATAAGCCCTCACATCTCCAGTACTGGCGCTGGTTGCGCCGCGTTCTGCGGGGCGATCTGGGCGTTTCTTACCGCACCGGTCAGCCGGTGCGTGAGGAATTGATGGATCGACTGCCCGCTACCTGTGAGCTGGCCGGAGCCGCGGTTGTGTTCATGTTGTTGCTGGCCGTGCCTGTGGGTGTGGGGGCGGCACTGTACCGGCGCGGCTGGCCCGATCATTTGGGACGAATGCTGGCTTTACTGGGGGCGGCCATGCCTTCATTCTGGTTGGGACTTTTGTTGATTTATCTCTTCTCTGTGCACTGGGAACTGCTGCCCGTCATGGGACGGGGCGGACCAGAGCATTTACTGTTACCTTCTATCACGCTGGGGTTGGGAATGGCGGCAGCTTATGCACGCATTTTGCGCTTCAGTCTTGTTGTAAGGCCACAGCCCCTTTACTACCCAGTCCTCGGCCAGAGGTGTAAACAGAGTACCGGCCGGCCATAG
- a CDS encoding argininosuccinate synthase: MAKVVLAYSGGLDTSIIIPWLKENYGYEVIAMVADLGQGEELAPLEEKAIKSGASKIYIQDVKKEFVTDYIFPTLRAGAIYEGKYLLGTSMARPLIAKQLVEVARREGAEAVAHGATGKGNDQVRFELGVKALAPDLKIIAPWREWNIRSREDAIDYAQERGIPVPVTKARPYSMDRNLWHLSHEGGDLEDPGKEMPDDVLLLTVPPEKAPDRPTYVEIGFQAGTPVSVNGEELGPVELVQKLNEIGGANGIGVVDMVENRLVGMKSRGVYETPGGTILWTAHRELESITLDRITMHFKQLVAARYAELVYDGVWFSPLREALDAFVDVTQRTVTGSVRLKLYKGNCTPAGLTSPYSLYNQELATFGRDEIYSQKDAEGFINLFGLPLKVRALMEQKAGLR, encoded by the coding sequence ATGGCCAAAGTGGTTCTGGCATACTCGGGAGGGCTGGACACATCCATCATCATCCCCTGGCTGAAGGAAAACTATGGCTATGAAGTCATCGCCATGGTGGCCGACCTGGGCCAGGGGGAGGAACTGGCCCCTCTGGAAGAAAAGGCGATAAAAAGCGGTGCCAGCAAGATCTATATTCAGGATGTGAAAAAGGAATTTGTCACCGACTATATATTCCCCACTCTGCGGGCCGGGGCGATTTATGAAGGCAAGTACCTGCTGGGCACCTCCATGGCCCGGCCGCTGATTGCCAAACAGCTGGTGGAAGTAGCCCGCCGGGAAGGGGCCGAAGCCGTGGCGCACGGCGCCACCGGCAAGGGCAACGACCAGGTGCGGTTTGAACTGGGCGTCAAGGCCCTGGCCCCCGATTTGAAAATCATAGCCCCTTGGCGGGAGTGGAATATCCGCTCCCGGGAAGATGCCATTGACTATGCCCAGGAAAGGGGCATTCCCGTACCTGTGACCAAGGCCCGGCCCTACAGTATGGACCGCAATCTGTGGCACCTGAGCCATGAGGGTGGGGACCTGGAAGACCCTGGTAAGGAAATGCCTGACGATGTGCTGCTGCTCACCGTGCCGCCGGAAAAGGCACCCGACCGGCCCACCTATGTGGAAATAGGTTTCCAGGCCGGTACGCCGGTCAGTGTGAACGGTGAGGAACTGGGGCCGGTGGAACTGGTGCAAAAGCTGAACGAGATTGGGGGAGCCAACGGCATTGGTGTGGTGGACATGGTGGAAAACCGCCTGGTGGGCATGAAGTCGCGGGGAGTGTATGAAACGCCCGGCGGTACCATCCTCTGGACGGCGCACCGGGAGCTGGAGTCCATTACCCTGGACCGCATCACCATGCACTTCAAGCAACTGGTGGCCGCCCGCTACGCCGAGCTGGTTTACGACGGGGTATGGTTCTCGCCCCTGCGGGAAGCTCTGGACGCTTTTGTGGACGTGACCCAGCGCACGGTTACCGGCAGTGTGCGGCTGAAGCTGTACAAGGGCAACTGCACGCCGGCCGGCTTAACCTCGCCCTATTCGCTTTACAACCAGGAGTTGGCCACCTTTGGCCGGGACGAAATATACAGCCAAAAGGATGCGGAAGGGTTCATCAACCTGTTTGGTCTACCTCTCAAGGTGCGTGCCCTGATGGAACAAAAGGCCGGTCTGCGCTAG